The following proteins are co-located in the Xiphophorus maculatus strain JP 163 A chromosome 24, X_maculatus-5.0-male, whole genome shotgun sequence genome:
- the LOC111607592 gene encoding NLR family CARD domain-containing protein 3-like yields the protein MKTREGGKLPKTLTEMYIAFLEVNFAIKKEKYDGGKKKRSIWSPENKKLIESLGKLAFEQLLEGNLIFYDEELKKCGINIKDAALFSGVFTEMFKRERGTCDISVYSFVHLSIQEFLAAVYMLHCFTSRKSEVIKTFLGEKYRETSLDEFMKKVMKKSLSSKNGHLDLFVRFLHGLTVESNQRLLEDLLGQTENSPGTIQRIITNLKEMNTDIISPDRSINIFYCLVEMNDVSFYQEIQRLLDSGKKLSETDCSALAFMLQMSEVLDELDLEKYNTSESGRLRLFPAVRNCRKARLLDCSLSETSWTSLFSALKSKPTHLTKLDLSSTNLEGSGVKELCGFLQTEGCRLETLISEVQPDPSDRTGPERKQPEGFRCSAAEESSRLSMVLISVK from the exons atgaagaccagagagggaggaaaacTGCCAAAGActctgactgagatgtacatagCATTCCTGGAGGTTAACTTCGCAATCAAGAAGGAAaagtatgatggaggaaaaaagaaaagatcaatctggagtccagagaacaagaagctgattgagtctctaggaaaactggcttttgagcagctgctggagggaaacctgatcttctatgacgAAGAGCTCAAAAAGTGCGGCATCAACATCAAAGATGCTGCGTTgttctcaggagtgttcactgaaatgtttaaaagagagagagggacgtGCGACATCTCCGTCTACTCctttgttcatctgagcatccaggagtttctggctgcagtctacatgctccactgtttcaccagcaggaagtcagaggtgatcaagacgtttctgggagaaaaatacagagaaacatctcTAGATGAGTTCATGAAGAAAGTCATGAAGAAATCCCTCAGCAGTAAAAATGGCCACCTGGACCTGTTTGTCCGCTTCCTTCATGGTCTCACTGTGGAGTCCAACCAGAGACTCTTAGAAGATCTGCTGGGTCAGACAGAGAACAGTCCAGGAACCATCCAGAGAATCATCACCAACCTGAAGGAGATGAACACTGATATAATCTCTCCTGACAGAAGCATCAACATCTTCTACTGTCTGGTGGAGATGAACGACgtctcattttatcaggagATCCAACGGCTGCTGGATTCAGGGAAGAAGCTCTCAGAGACTGACTGTTCAGCTCTGGccttcatgctgcagatgtcagaggttctggatgagttggacCTGGAGAAGTACAACACATCAGAATCAGGACGACTGAGACTGTTTCCAGCtgtgaggaactgcagaaaggctcg attgttggactgcagtttgtcagagaccagctggacttctctgttctcagctctgaagtccaaacCGACCCATCTGACAAAACTGGACCTGAGCAGCACCAACCTGGAAGGttctggagtgaaggagctctgtggttttctacagactgaaggctgcagactggagacattgat ctctgaagtccaacccgacccgtctgacagaactggacctgagaggAAACAACCTGAAGGATtcagatgttcagcagctgaagaaTCTAGTAGATTATCTATg gttctgatcTCTGTGAAGTAG
- the LOC111607586 gene encoding NLR family CARD domain-containing protein 3-like, which produces MKDQDRAEPPGSISPSMRSDWSKENNPEFSNEPEPSDRKSCECEERPRTGAERPTANQSSCSPDFDIRCQSDHKASLKKKFQSLSEGVAEPGNQTVLNQIYTELHITEGLTREVNQEHEVRHIETASRKQETIRREDIFKVPPGRDEPIRTVMTMGVAGIGKTLLTQKFTLDWAEGKTNQNIDFIFPFTFRELNMLKEEKFSLLGLIHKLFSKTKEISSFETFQVLFIFDGLDESRFTLNFKNNLILTDVTESSSVDVLVTNLIRRKLLPSALLWITTRPAAANQIPATFVDMVTEVRGFTDPQKEEYFRKRFRDDEEKASRIISHIQKSKSLHIMCHIPVFCWITAKVLEDVMKTREGEKLPKTLTEMYIAFLEVNFAIKKEKYDGGKKTRSIWSPENKKLIESLGKLAFEQLLEGNLIFYDEELKKCDINIKDAALFSGVFTEMFKRERGTCDISVYSFVHLSIQEFLAAVYMLHCFTSRKSEVIKTFLGEKYRKTSLDEFMKKVMEKSLSSENGHLDLFVRFLHGLTVESNQRLLEDLLGQTENSPETIQRIITNLKEMNTDDISPDRSINIFYCLVEMNDVSFYQEIQRLLDSGKQLSETDCSALAFMLQMSEVLGELDLEKYNTSDDGRRRLVPAVRNCRKARLGGCSLLKAECEVLASALKSNPDLTELEINQIYIDEGGDSDLKPLVEILESSVSKVKNLRLFDCSLSETSWTSLFSALKSKPTHLTELELSWSNLEGSGVKELCGFLQTEGCRLKKLRLWTCSLSKISCDYLASTLKSNPTRLTRLDLSGNDLKDSDVQQLKNLVKTLMLY; this is translated from the exons ATGAAAGATCAGGacagagcagaacctccaggatccatcagtccatctatGAGGAGTGACTGGTCCAAAGAAAACAATCCAGAGTTCAGTAATGAACCTGAACCATCAGACAGAAA GAGCTGTGAGTGTGAAGAAAGACCCAGAACAGGAGCTGAACGGccgacagccaatcagagcagctgttCTCCAG attttgataTTCGGTGTCAGAGTGACCATAAAGCgtctctgaagaagaagttccagagTCTCTCTGAAGGCGTCGCTGAACCTGGAAATCAAACCgttctgaaccagatctacacagagctccaCATCACAGAGGGATTAACTAGAGAGGTCAACcaggaacatgaggtcagacacattgaaacagcatccaggaaacaagaaacaatcagaagagaagacatctttaaagtcccacctggaagagatgaaccaatcagaacagtgatgaccatgggagtggctggcattgggaaaacactgttaacacagaagttcactctggactgggctgaaggcaaaaccaaccagaacattgatttcatatttccattcactttcagagagctgaatatgttgaaagaagaaaagttcagcTTATTAGGActgattcataaattattttctaaaaccaaagaaatcagcagctttgaaacgttccaggttctgttcatctttgatggtctggatgaaagTCGATTTACTCTGAATTTCAAGAACAATCTgatcctgactgatgttacagagtccagctcagtggatgttctggtgacaaacctcatcaggaggaaactgcttccctctgctctcctctggataaccacacgacctgcagcagccaatcagatcccagCAACGTTTGTTGACATggtgacagaggtcagagggttcactGACCCCCAGAAGGAGGAatacttcaggaagagattcagagatgatgaagagaaggccagcaggatcatctcccacatccagaaatcaaaaagtctccacatcatgtgtcacatcccagttttctgctggatcactgctaaagttctggaggatgtgatgaagaccagagagggagaaaaactgccaaagactctgactgagatgtacatagCATTCCTGGAGGTTAACTTCGCAATCAAGAAGGAAaagtatgatggaggaaaaaagacaagatcaatctggagtccagagaacaagaagctgattgagtctctaggaaaactggcttttgagcagctgctggagggaaacctgatcttctatgacgAAGAGCTCAAAAAGTGCGACATCAACATCAAAGATGCTGCGTTgttctcaggagtgttcactgaaatgtttaaaagagagagagggacgtGCGACATCTCTGTCTACTCctttgttcatctgagcatccaggagtttctggctgcagtctacatgctccactgtttcaccagcaggaagtcagaggtgatcaagacgtttctgggagaaaaatacagaaaaacatctcTAGATGAGTTCATGAAGAAAGTCATGGAGAAATCCCTCAGCAGTGAAAATGGCCACCTGGACCTGTTTGTCCGCTTCCTTCATGGTCTCACTGTGGAGTCCAACCAGAGACTCTTAGAAGATCTGCTGGGTCAGACAGAGAACAGTCCAGAAACCATCCAGAGAATCATCACCAACCTGAAGGAGATGAACACTGATGATATCTCTCCTGACAGAAGCATCAACATCTTCTACTGTCTGGTGGAGATGAACGACgtctcattttatcaggagATCCAACGGCTGCTGGATTCAGGGAAGCAGCTCTCAGAGACTGACTGTTCAGCTCTGGccttcatgctgcagatgtcagaggTTCTGGGTGAGTTGGACCTGGAGAAGTACAACACATCAGATGATGGACGACggagactggttccagctgtgaggaactgcagaaaggctcg ACTTGGTGGCTGTTCGCTCCTAAAGGCTGAATGTGAAGTTTTGGCCtcggctctgaagtccaacccagatctgactgaactggaaataaatcagatctACATAGATGAAGGTGGAGACTCTGATCTGAAGCCTCTGGTTGAGATCCTGGAGAGTTCAGTCAGTAAAGTGAAGAatctgag attgtttgactgcagtttgtcagagaccagctggacttctctgttctcagctctgaagtccaaaccgacccatctgacagaactggagCTGAGCTGGAGCAACCTGGAAGGttctggagtgaaggagctctgtggttttctacagactgaaggctgcagactgaAGAAATTGAG attgtggacctgcagtttgtcaaagatcagctgtgattatttggcctcaactctgaagtccaacccgacccgtCTGACAAGACTGGACCTGAGTGGAAACGACCTGAAGGATtcagatgttcagcagctgaagaaTCTTGTAAAGACTTTAat gttgTACTGA